A part of Bacillus thuringiensis genomic DNA contains:
- a CDS encoding VC0807 family protein, with protein sequence MNQNKKAILDLVFYLVIPFLIWKFAKPYIDPYYAMLLSSVPGIIYTLYMFKREKQFNVTGFFILITLIANTTVDLLSGSAERMLWNDAYYHIVLGIIVICTIFIKKPLMLYFAADIAALQGHDRDKSRELYRDSRIYPALQYLTLFFGLQFILKSFLKIYFISVFGVDGYGEMRAIMTAVGWGISICIGIGFVWVNNKIHAVTEEKESVQ encoded by the coding sequence ATGAATCAAAATAAAAAAGCTATATTAGATCTTGTCTTTTATCTTGTAATCCCATTCCTCATTTGGAAATTTGCAAAACCTTATATCGATCCTTATTACGCGATGTTACTTTCCTCTGTTCCAGGGATTATTTATACACTGTATATGTTTAAAAGGGAAAAACAGTTTAACGTGACAGGGTTCTTTATTTTAATTACACTCATCGCTAATACGACGGTAGATTTATTATCTGGATCAGCTGAACGAATGTTGTGGAACGATGCATACTATCACATCGTACTCGGCATTATCGTCATATGTACAATTTTTATAAAAAAACCACTTATGTTATATTTCGCAGCAGATATCGCAGCACTACAAGGTCATGACCGTGATAAAAGTCGTGAACTGTATCGTGATAGTCGTATCTATCCAGCACTACAATATTTAACGCTATTTTTCGGGCTACAATTCATATTAAAAAGCTTCTTAAAAATTTATTTCATCTCTGTTTTCGGTGTAGATGGCTATGGTGAAATGAGAGCAATTATGACCGCTGTTGGATGGGGCATTTCTATTTGTATCGGAATTGGATTTGTCTGGGTGAACAATAAAATACATGCTGTTACAGAAGAAAAAGAATCCGTACAGTAA
- a CDS encoding YqzE family protein → MSTNDYVRFVTQQFVSYMDAPKEDRKQKKEQRRAEKEPFMNKWFGVMPLSAALFYRNVKDKRKKSS, encoded by the coding sequence ATGTCTACTAATGATTATGTTCGCTTTGTGACACAGCAGTTTGTGTCGTATATGGATGCTCCAAAAGAAGATCGTAAACAAAAGAAAGAACAACGCCGTGCTGAAAAAGAGCCATTTATGAATAAGTGGTTTGGTGTGATGCCGCTAAGTGCTGCTTTGTTTTATCGAAACGTAAAAGATAAAAGAAAAAAATCAAGTTAA
- a CDS encoding shikimate kinase, which produces MKSIYITGYMGAGKTTIGKALSKELHMDVVDTDQKIEEKQEKAIRDMFAEEGEIVFREYESEMLRSLPVHNVIITTGGGIIEREENRKWMKENGTVVYLYCDPHVIAERLREDTTRPLFQKKDIVAFVAKFESRRAHYEEAHIHIDTTNKSVKQIMNELKEKINE; this is translated from the coding sequence ATGAAATCTATATACATAACCGGTTATATGGGAGCAGGGAAAACAACAATTGGAAAAGCGTTAAGTAAAGAACTTCATATGGATGTTGTAGATACCGATCAAAAAATTGAAGAGAAGCAGGAGAAGGCAATTCGTGATATGTTTGCCGAAGAAGGCGAAATTGTTTTTCGGGAATATGAAAGTGAAATGTTACGCTCACTGCCTGTTCATAATGTAATTATTACAACTGGTGGTGGCATCATTGAACGAGAGGAAAACCGAAAGTGGATGAAGGAAAATGGAACTGTCGTGTATTTATATTGTGATCCACATGTAATTGCAGAAAGGCTTCGTGAAGATACGACACGTCCACTATTTCAGAAAAAAGATATAGTGGCATTTGTGGCAAAATTTGAATCGCGCCGAGCTCATTATGAAGAGGCTCATATTCATATTGATACGACGAATAAATCGGTAAAGCAAATCATGAATGAATTAAAAGAAAAGATTAATGAATAA
- a CDS encoding 2OG-Fe(II) oxygenase yields MTNNNQIGENKEQTIFDHKGNAIMIEDREIQIISKFEEPLIVVLGNVLSDEECDELIELSKSKLARSKVGSSRDVNDIRTSKGAFLDDNELTTKIEKRISSIMNVPASHGEGLHILNYEVDQQYKAHYDYFAEHSRSAANNRISTLVMYLNDVEEGGETFFPKLNLSVNPRKGMAVYFEYFYQDQSLNELTLHGGAPVTKGEKWIATQWVRRGTYK; encoded by the coding sequence ATGACAAATAACAATCAAATAGGTGAAAATAAGGAACAAACTATTTTTGATCATAAAGGAAATGCAATTATGATAGAAGATAGAGAAATACAAATTATTTCAAAATTCGAAGAACCTCTTATTGTCGTGTTAGGAAATGTATTAAGTGATGAAGAATGCGATGAATTGATTGAATTGTCTAAAAGTAAGTTAGCGCGTTCAAAAGTTGGTTCATCACGTGATGTAAATGATATTCGAACGAGTAAGGGTGCATTTTTAGACGATAATGAACTTACTACAAAGATTGAAAAACGAATTTCATCTATCATGAATGTTCCTGCGTCGCATGGTGAAGGATTACACATTTTAAATTATGAAGTGGATCAACAATATAAAGCGCATTATGATTATTTTGCGGAACATAGTAGATCAGCTGCTAATAATCGTATTAGTACGCTTGTCATGTACTTAAATGATGTAGAAGAAGGCGGAGAAACGTTCTTCCCGAAATTAAATCTTTCTGTGAACCCTAGAAAGGGAATGGCAGTATACTTTGAGTATTTTTATCAAGACCAATCATTAAATGAGCTTACGTTACACGGAGGGGCACCTGTAACGAAAGGCGAGAAATGGATTGCAACGCAGTGGGTGAGAAGAGGTACTTATAAGTAA
- the comGG gene encoding competence type IV pilus minor pilin ComGG: MRKQDGFTMPGTIIFLVLLTSFFVYETNMLLIDKKFYIEIEQKFVLEELLNRSITNIKKDLQQKEKEDTFFFQYEKGEASGNYVFENDAILVSLQCKIKQEVFYKVSFRYRKKDEKIFDWIEG, encoded by the coding sequence ATGAGAAAACAAGATGGATTTACGATGCCAGGAACAATCATTTTTCTTGTATTATTAACTTCGTTCTTTGTATACGAAACGAATATGTTGCTTATAGATAAAAAATTTTATATTGAAATAGAGCAAAAGTTTGTACTGGAGGAACTACTAAATCGATCTATTACAAATATAAAAAAAGACTTACAGCAAAAAGAAAAGGAAGATACTTTTTTCTTTCAATATGAAAAGGGCGAAGCAAGTGGAAATTATGTCTTTGAAAACGATGCTATACTCGTTTCGTTGCAGTGCAAAATAAAACAAGAAGTTTTTTATAAGGTTAGTTTTCGATATAGAAAAAAGGATGAAAAAATATTCGATTGGATAGAAGGATAG
- the comGF gene encoding competence type IV pilus minor pilin ComGF produces MLLCRRKNKLEVGFTLIEMIVCFFLLSLFFLLLPRLNFIGIENNQSKGLNNWEWDVFIGQVQLEFREVSFVEKIVPENKDNLLRFRLRTGDEVTYEKLNNHLIRKVNMRGREVILQNVAMVSYEVTPHLLFINMKDMSGKIYEGVAVRYSAMEINK; encoded by the coding sequence ATGCTTTTATGCAGGAGAAAAAATAAATTAGAAGTTGGGTTTACATTAATAGAAATGATCGTATGTTTTTTTCTGTTATCGCTGTTCTTTTTACTTTTACCACGTTTGAATTTTATTGGAATAGAAAACAATCAATCAAAAGGATTAAATAATTGGGAATGGGATGTGTTTATAGGACAAGTACAGTTAGAGTTTCGTGAAGTATCTTTTGTAGAAAAAATAGTCCCTGAAAATAAAGATAATCTTTTGCGCTTCCGTCTTCGCACTGGAGATGAAGTGACGTATGAAAAATTGAATAATCATCTTATAAGAAAAGTGAATATGCGCGGAAGAGAAGTTATATTACAAAATGTTGCAATGGTTTCGTATGAAGTAACACCTCATTTGCTCTTTATAAATATGAAAGATATGAGTGGGAAAATATATGAAGGTGTAGCTGTCAGGTATAGCGCAATGGAAATAAATAAATGA
- a CDS encoding type II secretion system protein yields the protein MAEMLVALSIVMMAASLLLPQTVLIMQERKNIQIRYKAFVLLKREAALYMYENGAKQQQEKDVDGNVYYTYWGGNEVCAMWKDVKGRMMEQCFYAGEKIN from the coding sequence ATGGCTGAGATGCTTGTAGCATTAAGTATAGTAATGATGGCAGCATCTTTACTACTTCCGCAAACAGTATTGATTATGCAAGAACGAAAAAACATACAAATTCGTTATAAAGCATTTGTATTATTAAAAAGAGAAGCAGCTTTATATATGTATGAGAATGGGGCGAAACAACAGCAAGAAAAAGACGTGGACGGAAATGTATATTACACATATTGGGGAGGAAATGAAGTTTGTGCGATGTGGAAAGATGTGAAAGGAAGAATGATGGAACAATGCTTTTATGCAGGAGAAAAAATAAATTAG
- the comGD gene encoding competence type IV pilus minor pilin ComGD, whose translation MKQKGFTLLEMLLVLFAISVLSMVTYYNVHSLYEKQKIEQFLRQFSNDILYMQQLAINRQKHYTLRWYKERNMYYIGESGTNRFIIKREYDGDIQIDLNTFPNPMTYNPSGNINRGGTILLSYRSYKYEIVFQLGRGRFTYREMSKRISDG comes from the coding sequence GTGAAACAAAAAGGATTTACTCTTTTAGAAATGCTACTCGTTCTATTTGCAATTTCTGTCCTAAGTATGGTCACGTATTATAACGTACATTCATTATATGAAAAACAAAAAATCGAACAATTTTTGAGACAGTTTTCAAATGATATTTTGTATATGCAACAATTAGCGATAAACCGTCAAAAACACTATACACTACGATGGTATAAAGAGCGAAATATGTATTATATAGGGGAGTCAGGTACGAATCGTTTTATCATTAAAAGAGAATATGATGGCGATATACAAATTGATTTGAATACTTTTCCAAATCCGATGACATATAATCCGAGTGGAAATATTAATAGAGGTGGCACTATTTTACTTTCGTATCGAAGTTATAAATATGAGATTGTATTTCAGCTTGGAAGAGGGAGATTTACGTATCGTGAAATGTCAAAAAGGATCAGTGATGGCTGA
- the comGC gene encoding comG operon protein ComGC has translation MQNEEGFTLLEMLLVMVVITVLLLLIIPNVVTQRSSVEGTGCKAYVKSIEAQIQVYQLQHNKIPSLKELRDEKYITADKCPNGESIHISNDGTVTSGKL, from the coding sequence ATGCAGAATGAGGAAGGATTTACCCTTTTAGAAATGTTATTAGTTATGGTCGTCATAACTGTATTATTACTACTAATTATTCCGAATGTAGTTACACAGCGTTCATCCGTCGAAGGAACAGGATGTAAAGCCTATGTGAAATCTATAGAAGCTCAAATACAGGTATACCAATTACAACATAATAAAATCCCCTCGCTAAAAGAGCTAAGGGATGAAAAATATATTACAGCTGACAAGTGTCCGAATGGTGAGTCCATTCATATTTCAAATGATGGCACAGTAACAAGTGGGAAACTGTGA
- the comGB gene encoding competence type IV pilus assembly protein ComGB: MFKEIWSLSDQVVLLKRLGELLEKGYSLLQALEFLRFQLPLEKKVQLQRMIDGLKDGKSLHDSFHQLKFHQEMLSYLFYAEKHGDISFALQQGSALLYKKDKYRKDMMKIMQYPMFLAFFLIIMILIFNRILLPQVDMVYSSFGSTATLFTEQILSAIKLLPYLIFGTILIVMIGCSVYIFYFQKLPHMKQVKIMLRIPLVKTFLILKHSHYFATQLSGLLHGGLSVLEALTIMMEQKYHPFFQYEACRIERQLIAGEPLQSIIAKSGYYEEELSYIITHGQANGNLAIELGDYSDLIMEKVEQKVKRMLVIIQPILFTCIGGIVVLMYLAMIMPMFQMMNSI; encoded by the coding sequence ATGTTTAAGGAGATATGGAGTTTAAGTGATCAAGTCGTATTGCTTAAACGATTGGGAGAACTATTAGAAAAAGGATACTCCCTTTTGCAGGCATTAGAATTTTTACGGTTTCAATTACCTTTAGAAAAGAAAGTACAATTGCAGCGCATGATTGATGGATTAAAAGATGGAAAAAGTCTACACGATTCTTTTCATCAATTAAAGTTTCATCAGGAGATGTTAAGTTATTTATTTTATGCCGAGAAACATGGTGATATTTCTTTTGCATTGCAACAAGGGAGCGCACTTCTTTATAAAAAGGATAAGTATAGGAAAGATATGATGAAAATAATGCAGTATCCTATGTTCTTGGCGTTTTTTTTAATAATCATGATTTTGATTTTTAATCGCATTTTATTACCACAGGTTGACATGGTATATAGTTCGTTTGGTTCTACAGCAACGTTATTTACAGAACAAATATTAAGTGCAATCAAGCTACTACCCTATCTTATTTTTGGCACTATTTTAATCGTTATGATTGGCTGTAGCGTATATATATTTTACTTTCAGAAACTTCCGCATATGAAGCAGGTAAAAATTATGCTTCGTATCCCCCTCGTAAAAACATTTCTTATTTTAAAGCATTCACATTATTTCGCCACTCAATTGAGCGGTTTATTACACGGCGGACTATCAGTACTTGAGGCTCTAACAATAATGATGGAGCAAAAATATCATCCGTTCTTTCAGTATGAAGCGTGCCGAATTGAACGCCAATTAATTGCGGGAGAACCGTTACAATCTATTATTGCTAAAAGTGGATATTATGAGGAAGAACTTTCTTATATTATTACGCACGGACAAGCAAACGGTAATTTGGCGATTGAATTAGGTGACTATAGCGATCTTATTATGGAAAAGGTGGAGCAAAAAGTTAAACGTATGTTAGTGATCATTCAACCAATTTTATTTACGTGTATTGGAGGAATAGTTGTTCTTATGTATTTAGCGATGATTATGCCAATGTTTCAAATGATGAATTCTATTTAG
- the comGA gene encoding competence protein ComGA, with translation MNGIEIFANTILKEACRVQASDLHIVPRQKDVVVQLRIGKDLMTKHCIEKEFGEKLVSHFKFLASMDIGEKRKPQNGSLYLQMDGQEVYLRLSTLPTVYQESLVIRLHLQASIQPLSHLSLFPSTAKKLLSFLSYSHGLLVFTGPTGSGKTTTMYALLEVIRKKKTRRIVTLEDPVEKRNDDVLQIQINEKAGITYEAGLKAILRHDPDIILVGEIRDEETAKIAIRASLTGHLVMTTLHTNDAKGAILRFMDFGITRQEIEQSLLAIAAQRLVELKCPFCQRMCSTLCKSMRQVRQASIYELLYGYELKQAIKEANGECVTYKHETLESLIRKGYALGFLEEDVYV, from the coding sequence ATGAATGGAATTGAAATTTTTGCGAATACGATTTTGAAAGAGGCGTGCAGGGTACAAGCGTCGGACTTACATATTGTGCCCCGGCAGAAGGACGTAGTAGTACAACTACGTATAGGAAAAGATTTAATGACGAAACATTGTATTGAAAAAGAATTTGGAGAAAAACTTGTTTCACACTTTAAATTTTTAGCATCCATGGATATAGGAGAGAAGCGGAAGCCACAAAATGGTTCACTGTATTTACAAATGGATGGACAAGAAGTATATTTACGCCTTTCCACGCTTCCAACCGTATACCAAGAAAGTCTCGTTATTCGACTTCATTTACAAGCATCTATTCAGCCGTTATCTCATCTTTCGTTATTTCCAAGTACAGCGAAAAAACTACTCTCTTTTTTAAGTTATTCACATGGGTTACTCGTATTTACTGGACCGACTGGTTCTGGAAAGACAACAACAATGTATGCATTATTAGAGGTAATTAGAAAAAAGAAAACGCGACGCATCGTTACACTGGAAGATCCAGTTGAAAAAAGAAATGACGATGTATTACAAATTCAAATAAATGAAAAAGCAGGTATCACATATGAGGCGGGACTAAAGGCTATTTTACGTCATGATCCAGATATTATTTTAGTCGGTGAAATTCGTGATGAAGAAACAGCGAAAATTGCTATAAGAGCAAGTTTGACTGGACATTTAGTAATGACGACACTGCATACGAATGATGCGAAAGGAGCGATACTCAGGTTCATGGATTTTGGCATAACGAGGCAAGAGATTGAACAATCTTTATTAGCTATAGCTGCACAGCGACTTGTCGAATTGAAGTGTCCGTTTTGCCAAAGAATGTGCTCAACTTTATGTAAATCAATGAGGCAGGTGAGACAAGCGAGTATTTATGAGTTGTTATATGGATATGAGTTAAAACAAGCGATCAAAGAAGCAAACGGGGAATGTGTCACATACAAGCATGAAACATTAGAATCTTTGATACGAAAAGGATACGCTTTAGGATTTTTAGAAGAGGATGTTTATGTTTAA
- a CDS encoding helix-turn-helix transcriptional regulator translates to MEQALKITGVLSDPTRYYIYKYISQKHSYVTVQEIADEFDIHPNVARLHLSKLEDVHMLKSETKKTGKGGRPSRLYVLSEDVIQLQFPFRDYQLLARIAFNSLLSLGAAGEKALYETGKQFGAELMQQHMHRLNVSEDALTVEQKVQIAKEAFSTAGLSPAFELSADGTKIFYDVHNCPFKEVAVHHPTEICNMHGDMMKGIFEILFPNTELTRNDSLLDGCKSCNYKLTI, encoded by the coding sequence ATGGAACAAGCTTTAAAAATTACAGGTGTATTATCTGATCCAACTCGTTATTACATTTATAAATATATTTCTCAAAAACATAGTTACGTAACTGTACAAGAAATTGCAGATGAGTTTGATATTCATCCAAACGTAGCACGTTTACATTTATCTAAATTAGAAGATGTTCATATGCTGAAATCAGAAACGAAGAAAACAGGAAAAGGCGGAAGACCAAGCAGATTATATGTATTATCTGAAGATGTTATCCAATTGCAATTTCCATTCCGTGACTATCAATTGTTAGCAAGAATAGCATTTAATTCTTTACTTAGCCTTGGCGCTGCTGGTGAAAAAGCGCTATACGAAACAGGAAAACAATTCGGGGCCGAATTAATGCAACAACATATGCATCGTTTAAATGTGAGTGAAGATGCTTTAACAGTAGAGCAAAAAGTTCAAATTGCAAAAGAAGCTTTCTCAACAGCTGGCTTATCACCTGCATTTGAATTAAGTGCAGATGGAACGAAAATTTTCTATGATGTACACAATTGTCCATTTAAAGAAGTTGCTGTTCATCACCCAACTGAAATTTGTAATATGCACGGAGATATGATGAAAGGGATTTTTGAAATCCTATTCCCTAACACGGAATTAACACGAAACGATAGTCTACTAGATGGATGTAAATCTTGTAATTATAAACTAACAATTTAA
- a CDS encoding DUF2626 domain-containing protein produces the protein MERMFRVLGFWTGIFSVMFYVGDMHSTALLFLGQTGFFVLLSYLNLTERMYIYVFGAYLTVFFIGFTYYTTFLLVPGAGH, from the coding sequence ATGGAGCGCATGTTTCGCGTTCTCGGCTTTTGGACTGGAATTTTCTCGGTTATGTTTTACGTAGGGGATATGCATTCGACCGCACTACTATTTTTAGGACAAACAGGTTTCTTCGTACTTTTAAGCTATTTAAATTTAACAGAGCGTATGTATATATACGTATTCGGGGCATATTTAACTGTTTTCTTCATAGGATTTACATACTACACGACGTTTTTACTTGTCCCTGGGGCTGGACATTAA
- a CDS encoding L-cystine transporter, with translation MNTLLVGINVAVMLILVGVLYYMQRKHVSFNKRVFTALGVGILFGLILQFIYEPTSKVIIESNTWFGLIGNGYVKLLQMIVMPLILVSIISAFTKLQLTKNLGKISGLIIGILILTTGIAAAVGIAASAGFDVSATGLQQGDAESARLKLVEERFTSIEKTTIPDKLLELLPTNPFLDLTGARPTSTISVVIFAAFIGIAFIGVKRKYPEQAELFKKMLDAVYAIVMRMVTLILRLTPYGVLALMAKTVAGSDINAILKLGNFVLASYVALIVMFVIHLLLIALSGLNPIQYLKKVFPVLTFAFTSRSSAGAMPLNIEAQKEKLGISEGIANFAASFGVSIGQNGCAGIYPAMLAMMVAPTVGIDPLQPQFILTLIAVVAISSFGVAGVGGGATFAALIVLSTMNLPIGIVALVISVEPLIDMGRTALNVSGSMTAGLISSKWLGELDQDTYNQDDTKTGEIAS, from the coding sequence ATGAATACACTGCTTGTCGGAATTAACGTTGCAGTCATGCTCATCTTAGTTGGCGTATTATATTATATGCAACGTAAGCATGTATCTTTTAATAAACGCGTATTTACTGCTTTAGGAGTCGGAATTCTATTCGGTCTTATATTACAATTTATTTATGAACCAACTTCTAAAGTAATTATTGAATCAAATACTTGGTTTGGCTTAATCGGTAACGGTTATGTGAAATTACTTCAAATGATCGTTATGCCACTTATTTTAGTATCTATTATTTCAGCATTTACAAAATTACAATTAACGAAAAATCTTGGTAAAATTAGTGGTCTTATTATCGGAATTTTAATTCTCACTACAGGAATTGCTGCAGCTGTCGGTATCGCTGCAAGTGCAGGATTTGATGTATCAGCAACAGGCCTACAACAAGGTGATGCAGAATCTGCTCGTCTGAAGCTAGTTGAAGAAAGATTTACTTCTATTGAAAAAACAACAATTCCAGATAAATTATTAGAACTATTGCCTACAAATCCGTTTCTTGATTTAACAGGTGCTCGTCCAACATCAACAATTTCTGTTGTAATATTTGCAGCCTTTATCGGTATCGCCTTTATAGGTGTAAAACGAAAATATCCAGAACAAGCAGAACTATTTAAGAAAATGCTTGATGCTGTATATGCAATCGTAATGCGTATGGTAACATTAATTTTACGTCTTACTCCATACGGCGTATTAGCTCTTATGGCAAAAACAGTTGCTGGTAGCGACATAAATGCTATTTTAAAACTTGGTAACTTCGTGTTAGCATCTTACGTAGCACTTATCGTAATGTTCGTTATCCACTTATTATTAATTGCTCTATCTGGTTTAAACCCAATTCAATATTTAAAAAAGGTGTTCCCTGTATTAACATTTGCATTCACATCTCGCTCTAGCGCTGGTGCAATGCCATTAAATATTGAAGCGCAAAAAGAAAAGCTTGGTATTTCCGAAGGAATTGCCAACTTCGCAGCATCATTTGGAGTATCTATCGGACAAAACGGTTGCGCAGGTATTTATCCAGCAATGCTTGCAATGATGGTCGCTCCAACTGTAGGAATCGATCCATTACAACCACAATTTATTTTAACTTTAATCGCTGTCGTTGCTATTAGCTCATTCGGTGTTGCCGGTGTTGGTGGCGGTGCAACATTCGCAGCATTAATCGTACTATCTACAATGAACTTACCAATCGGTATTGTCGCTCTTGTTATCTCAGTTGAGCCATTAATCGATATGGGTCGTACAGCTCTTAACGTAAGTGGTTCTATGACAGCAGGTCTTATTTCTAGTAAATGGCTTGGTGAATTAGATCAAGATACGTACAATCAAGATGATACAAAAACTGGCGAAATCGCTTCATAA
- a CDS encoding DUF3912 family protein, translating into MNFDIVGQKAYIKDGPHRNRIGIVKNSETKLESQFAIEIGEQSIDVELKDIVLVGVDVGQFHKWCEQNGYL; encoded by the coding sequence TTGAACTTTGATATTGTAGGACAAAAAGCATATATAAAAGATGGACCGCATCGGAACCGAATTGGAATTGTAAAGAACAGCGAGACAAAATTAGAATCGCAGTTTGCTATTGAAATTGGAGAACAAAGCATTGATGTAGAGCTAAAGGATATCGTGTTAGTTGGAGTAGACGTAGGACAATTTCATAAATGGTGCGAACAAAATGGTTATTTGTGA
- a CDS encoding nucleoside 2-deoxyribosyltransferase, translated as MNFYVASGFQNKHLVRSIANELKHAGWHHTYDWTRNERAVNQDQLREIGQAEKNAIKEANVFLLILDGGNGSHTEFGMAIALEKKIYVYHERNPLETTFYHLPEINIFEGDATEFASYVMDHVK; from the coding sequence ATGAATTTTTATGTCGCCTCAGGATTCCAAAATAAACATCTTGTACGTTCTATAGCAAATGAACTGAAACATGCAGGATGGCACCATACATATGATTGGACTAGAAACGAAAGAGCAGTGAATCAAGATCAATTAAGAGAAATTGGTCAGGCAGAAAAGAATGCTATTAAAGAAGCGAATGTCTTTTTACTTATATTAGATGGCGGAAATGGGAGTCATACAGAGTTTGGAATGGCGATTGCGCTAGAGAAAAAGATATATGTATACCATGAAAGAAACCCGCTTGAAACAACGTTCTATCATTTGCCAGAAATAAATATTTTTGAAGGAGATGCAACTGAATTTGCATCTTATGTTATGGATCACGTGAAATAA
- a CDS encoding DUF3966 domain-containing protein — MKRENTNGLGVTVLELSLYENTALIICFVLYVGSVIVYISRKFSQERELEKSEITAELEMLADESYKKKKIKEEHEESHHLNANKF; from the coding sequence ATGAAGCGTGAAAATACGAATGGATTAGGAGTGACTGTGTTGGAGCTAAGTCTCTATGAAAATACTGCACTTATTATATGCTTTGTGTTGTACGTTGGTAGTGTTATTGTTTATATTTCAAGGAAATTTTCGCAAGAAAGAGAGCTTGAAAAATCAGAAATAACAGCTGAGCTAGAAATGTTAGCTGATGAAAGTTATAAAAAGAAGAAAATAAAAGAAGAGCATGAAGAATCCCATCATTTAAACGCAAATAAGTTTTAA